From Phalacrocorax carbo chromosome 8, bPhaCar2.1, whole genome shotgun sequence, a single genomic window includes:
- the CCNG1 gene encoding cyclin-G1: MIETLVTTEAQELLYQLTALLEQELRCQPKTSGLRLIESAHDNGLRMTARLRDFEVKDLLSLTQFFGFNTETFSLAVNFLDRFLSKMKVQPKHLGCVGLSCFYLAVKASEEERNVPLATDLIRISQYRFTISDMMRMENIVLEKLSWKVKATTAFQFLQLYHSLIHENLSCERRKYLNFERLETQLKACHCRIMFSKAKPSVLALSILALEIEEQKLMELTEALEFLQLHSKINNRDLTFWKELVLKCLTEYSSSKCSKPNVQKLKWIVSGRTARQLKHSYYRITHLPTIPETSS, from the exons ATGATTGAAACACTTGTAACTACGGAAGCGCAGGAACTGCTGTACCAGCTCACAGCCCTGTTGGAGCAGGAGTTAAGATGTCAGCCAAAGACCTCTGGCCTGAGACTAATTGAATCTGCTCATGATAATGGCCTCCGAATGACTGCAAGGCTGCGAGACTTTGAAGTGAAAGATCTCCTCAGCTTAACTCAATTCTTTGGCTTCAATACAGAGACGTTTTCTCTAGCTGTGAATTTCTTAGATAGATTCTTGTCAAAAATGAAG gTACAGCCTAAACATTTGGGCTGTGTTGGACTCAGCTGCTTCTACTTGGCTGTGAAGGCAtcagaagaagagagaaatgttCCTTTAGCCACAGACTTAATTCGAATAAGCCAGTATAGGTTCACCATTTCTGATATGATGAGAATGGAGAATATTGTGTTGGAGAAACTGTCTTGGAAAGTCAAAGCTACGACAGCCTTCCAATTTCTACAATTATATCATTCACTCATTCATGAGAATTTAAGCTGTGAAAG GAGAAAATACCTTAATTTTGAGAGACTTGAGACCCAGCTTAAGGCATGTCATTGCAGAATCATGTTTTCTAAAGCCAAG CCTTCTGTCTTGGCACTGTCTATTCTGGCACTAGAAATAGAAGAACAAAAACTAATGGAGTTGACGGAGGCATTGGAATTTCTGCAATTGCATTCCAAG ATAAACAACAGAGATTTGACCTTCTGGAAGGAACTGGTGTTGAAGTGCCTTACAGAATATTCCTCGAGCAAGTGTTCCAAACCAAATGtccagaaattaaaatggattGTGTCTGGACGTACAGCACGGCAGCTTAAACATAGCTACTACAGAATAACGCACCTTCCTACAATACCAGAGACCAGCTCGTAA